A single window of Methylacidimicrobium sp. AP8 DNA harbors:
- the rplM gene encoding 50S ribosomal protein L13, whose product MKTFSAKPADVRRSWYVIDAAGQPVGRVAVQAAVLLRGKHKAQYTPHVDTGDHVVVINAARAIFTGKKEGTKTFMRYSGFIGGHHSETVQRVRERKPEFLIEHAVKGMIPHNRLGRRIFRKLHVYGGSEHPHEAQHPVAVPKPLRRCEKTTTTL is encoded by the coding sequence GTGAAAACCTTCAGTGCAAAACCCGCCGATGTTCGGCGCTCTTGGTATGTAATCGATGCGGCGGGGCAGCCGGTAGGCCGGGTGGCCGTGCAAGCGGCCGTCTTGCTCCGCGGTAAGCATAAGGCCCAATATACCCCCCATGTCGATACCGGCGACCACGTCGTGGTCATCAATGCGGCGCGGGCGATCTTCACCGGCAAGAAGGAGGGGACGAAGACCTTCATGCGGTACTCCGGGTTTATCGGTGGCCATCACTCCGAGACGGTTCAGCGGGTCCGGGAGAGGAAGCCGGAATTTTTGATCGAGCACGCCGTGAAGGGCATGATCCCGCACAACCGTTTGGGGAGAAGGATATTTCGGAAGCTTCACGTCTACGGAGGATCGGAACATCCCCACGAGGCCCAGCATCCGGTCGCCGTGCCCAAGCCCCTGAGAAGGTGCGAGAAGACAACGACTACGCTATGA
- the hisB gene encoding imidazoleglycerol-phosphate dehydratase HisB has protein sequence MASHRTASVERSTEETQISLWLDLDGSGKGEAGTGIPFFDHMLELFARHGLFDLQVRARGDREVDFHHTVEDVGICLGQALREALGDKKGIRRYGFALVPMDEALVEVAIDVSGRPFLALRTPELLPLALLHAGTFPAQLLEEFLRALTVHGTLTLHLEVRAARDPHHLLEASFKGLARALAMSVERDGRILDIPSTKGVL, from the coding sequence ATGGCATCCCACCGCACGGCGAGCGTGGAGCGCTCGACGGAGGAGACCCAAATCTCTCTCTGGCTCGACCTGGATGGGTCCGGAAAGGGCGAAGCGGGGACGGGCATCCCCTTTTTCGACCATATGCTCGAGCTGTTCGCCCGCCACGGGCTGTTCGATCTCCAGGTGCGCGCGCGTGGCGACCGCGAGGTGGACTTCCATCATACCGTGGAGGATGTCGGCATCTGCCTCGGGCAGGCCCTGCGGGAAGCCCTCGGCGACAAGAAGGGGATTCGCCGCTACGGTTTCGCCTTGGTGCCGATGGACGAGGCGTTGGTGGAGGTAGCGATCGACGTGAGCGGCAGACCGTTTCTGGCGTTGCGGACCCCTGAGCTCCTCCCCCTCGCTCTGCTTCATGCAGGCACATTTCCCGCGCAGCTCCTTGAGGAATTCCTGCGTGCGCTGACGGTCCACGGAACGCTCACGCTCCATCTCGAGGTTCGCGCAGCCCGCGACCCGCACCACCTATTGGAAGCCTCCTTTAAGGGGCTCGCGCGGGCGCTGGCGATGAGTGTGGAACGAGACGGCCGCATCCTCGACATTCCGAGCACAAAGGGAGTCCTCTGA
- the ilvB gene encoding biosynthetic-type acetolactate synthase large subunit, whose protein sequence is MSRIDLVNRPPDGDLALSPEVAEGGYKNGADAVVAALENAGIDTVFAYPGGASMLLHQSLTRSRKIRTILPRHEQGGAFMAEGYARASGKVGVCMATSGPGATNLVTGIADAYMDSVPLVAITGQVMREMIGRGAFQETDVFGITLPIVKHSYLVISADDIPAIVREAVLLARTGRPGPVLLDIPKDVQQAPVRPKPPEGNFGGCKPVPRASDAELEAILLALKTAERPLLYVGGGIISGEACDALRRFAEATHVPVTTTLMGLGCFPETHELSLRWLGMHGTVYANYAADACDLLLAMGVRFDDRVTGNVDEFAKRAKIVHLDVDSSELNKNKRAHLPILGDVRDALERLNAMLEAERRPQKPYKAWHAQIAEWKARYPFSYRAVPGAILPQQVVEELFRLTKGEAIITTGVGQHQMWAAQFYQFIRPRSFLSSSGLGSMGFGFPAALGAKVAFPNRQVIDIDGDGSFLMNIQELATAVTENIPAKAVILNNQHLGMVVQWEDRFFSGNRAHTFLGDPRNVGRHYPSYRKICEGFGVPAEEVRKPEELRPALERLLSAETPYVVDVHVPYTEHVLPMIPAGMTVHDIILDSLPDDKDPAAGERGRAP, encoded by the coding sequence ATGAGCCGCATCGACTTGGTCAACAGGCCGCCCGATGGTGACCTCGCGCTTTCGCCCGAGGTGGCCGAAGGGGGTTACAAGAACGGCGCCGACGCCGTGGTCGCTGCGCTGGAAAACGCGGGGATCGATACCGTTTTTGCCTATCCCGGCGGGGCGAGCATGCTCCTTCACCAGTCGCTCACTCGCTCCCGAAAGATTCGGACTATTTTGCCGCGTCACGAGCAGGGCGGGGCCTTCATGGCCGAGGGATATGCCCGTGCCAGCGGGAAAGTGGGCGTCTGCATGGCGACCAGCGGTCCCGGCGCCACGAACCTCGTGACGGGGATCGCGGATGCCTATATGGACTCCGTGCCGCTCGTTGCCATTACCGGCCAGGTGATGCGGGAGATGATCGGCCGCGGAGCTTTTCAGGAAACCGACGTTTTCGGGATAACCCTGCCGATCGTCAAGCACAGCTATCTGGTCATTTCCGCGGACGACATCCCGGCAATCGTCCGAGAGGCGGTTCTGCTCGCGCGGACGGGAAGACCCGGTCCCGTTCTTCTGGACATTCCCAAGGACGTTCAGCAAGCCCCCGTCCGCCCGAAGCCCCCCGAGGGAAATTTCGGCGGCTGCAAACCGGTGCCCCGCGCTTCCGACGCGGAGCTCGAAGCGATCCTGCTCGCTCTGAAAACGGCGGAACGTCCCCTGCTCTACGTCGGGGGGGGGATCATCTCGGGCGAGGCGTGCGATGCATTGCGCCGCTTTGCCGAAGCGACCCATGTCCCGGTGACGACAACCCTCATGGGACTCGGCTGCTTCCCCGAAACACACGAGCTTTCCCTCCGATGGCTGGGCATGCACGGAACGGTCTACGCCAACTACGCGGCCGACGCCTGCGATCTTCTGTTGGCCATGGGCGTCCGCTTCGATGACCGGGTAACCGGCAACGTGGATGAGTTTGCGAAACGCGCCAAGATCGTCCACCTGGACGTCGACAGCTCCGAACTCAACAAGAACAAGAGAGCGCACCTGCCGATTCTCGGCGATGTCCGGGACGCCCTGGAACGGCTCAACGCTATGCTCGAGGCCGAGCGGCGCCCGCAAAAGCCTTACAAGGCCTGGCACGCGCAAATCGCCGAGTGGAAGGCACGTTATCCCTTTTCCTACCGCGCTGTCCCCGGCGCCATACTGCCGCAGCAAGTGGTCGAGGAGCTTTTCCGTCTTACGAAGGGCGAGGCGATTATTACCACGGGCGTGGGACAACACCAGATGTGGGCGGCTCAGTTCTACCAATTCATCCGGCCCCGCAGTTTTCTCTCCTCCTCAGGACTGGGCAGCATGGGCTTCGGATTCCCCGCGGCCTTGGGAGCCAAGGTGGCGTTTCCGAACCGCCAAGTGATCGATATCGACGGCGACGGGAGCTTTTTGATGAACATCCAGGAGCTCGCCACCGCCGTCACGGAGAACATTCCGGCGAAGGCGGTCATCTTGAACAACCAGCATCTGGGCATGGTCGTGCAGTGGGAGGATCGCTTCTTCTCCGGGAATCGCGCCCACACGTTCCTGGGCGATCCGCGGAACGTGGGGCGCCATTACCCGAGCTACCGGAAGATCTGCGAGGGCTTCGGCGTTCCCGCGGAGGAGGTTCGCAAGCCCGAAGAGCTCCGTCCCGCCCTCGAGCGTCTCTTGTCGGCCGAGACCCCCTATGTCGTCGATGTTCATGTGCCCTATACCGAACACGTCTTGCCGATGATCCCCGCGGGGATGACCGTTCACGACATCATCCTGGACAGCCTTCCGGACGACAAGGATCCGGCTGCCGGCGAGCGCGGAAGAGCCCCATAG
- a CDS encoding dihydropteroate synthase: MLTLRYLHELADRYAPLLERQPRAFELRGRNFGDREASAFPQLMGVINLSPDSWYRESVALTPEAAVRRGQLLADAGAALLDVGTESSLDYAARVGPEEQIRKLTPVVEGLVARQLLVSVETYHPLVARAALRAGAAVINFTGSEGWEELLPLVAKEDAGLILNFVEGAHVRDPRAIRLSDDPIGDLLPYFEERCRLAERAGVRRLWIDPGLGFYYPNLQDGAVRIQRQMEIFLGTFRLHQLGYPVCHALPHAFECFEEEVRCAEPFFAVLALLGQTDLLRTHEVARVMGVVRAMGLFRARRQPDPCRPEGCPG; this comes from the coding sequence GTGCTGACGTTGCGCTATCTCCACGAGCTGGCTGACCGATACGCCCCTCTGCTCGAGCGGCAACCGCGCGCGTTCGAGCTTCGGGGCCGGAACTTCGGAGACCGGGAGGCGTCCGCCTTCCCCCAGCTCATGGGGGTCATCAATCTCTCCCCCGATTCCTGGTATCGCGAAAGTGTGGCCCTCACGCCCGAGGCCGCCGTCCGGCGCGGGCAGCTCCTGGCCGATGCCGGAGCGGCGCTGCTGGACGTCGGGACGGAGTCGTCCCTCGACTACGCGGCCCGGGTGGGGCCCGAAGAGCAGATTCGCAAGTTGACACCGGTAGTAGAAGGCCTCGTCGCTCGGCAACTCTTGGTTTCAGTCGAAACCTATCACCCGCTGGTCGCGCGGGCCGCGCTTCGTGCGGGGGCGGCCGTGATCAACTTCACCGGCAGCGAGGGCTGGGAAGAGCTGCTTCCCCTCGTGGCGAAAGAGGATGCGGGTTTGATCCTTAATTTTGTGGAAGGAGCTCACGTGCGCGATCCCCGCGCGATCCGCCTCTCGGACGATCCGATCGGCGACCTGCTGCCCTACTTCGAAGAGCGCTGCCGCCTTGCGGAAAGAGCCGGGGTACGCAGGCTCTGGATCGATCCCGGCCTGGGCTTTTACTATCCGAACTTACAAGACGGAGCGGTGAGGATCCAGCGGCAGATGGAGATTTTCCTGGGGACCTTTCGCCTCCACCAGCTGGGCTATCCAGTGTGCCACGCGCTCCCGCACGCCTTTGAATGTTTCGAGGAAGAGGTCCGCTGCGCGGAGCCGTTTTTCGCGGTGCTCGCCTTGTTGGGCCAAACCGATCTTCTGCGCACCCATGAGGTCGCTCGCGTCATGGGGGTCGTCCGGGCTATGGGGCTCTTCCGCGCTCGCCGGCAGCCGGATCCTTGTCGTCCGGAAGGCTGTCCAGGATGA